In one window of Miscanthus floridulus cultivar M001 chromosome 12, ASM1932011v1, whole genome shotgun sequence DNA:
- the LOC136497663 gene encoding protein HOTHEAD-like, whose translation MAADDLHFTRTLSTVLATSFFFVLLCSSLQVRGVNYTFMKDAALAPSVSYYDYIIVGGGTAGCPLAATLSERFRVLLLERGGSPYDDERIGDMARFADTLSDTSPGSPAQRFVSEDGVINSRPRVLGGGSCINAGFYTRASDDYVRDAGWDLEATGAAYRWVEDVVAFQPELGPWQAALQSGLIEAGVTPDNGFTFDHLDGTKVGGSIFDADGRRHTAADLLRYARAEGLDVLLRARVAKILFINVRGRRPVARGVVFHDSEGRMHKAYLNAGRRNEIILSAGAMGSPQLLMLSGVGSADHLSSFGIRIVHDQPAVGQGMSDNPMNAIYVPSPSPVEISLIQVVGITQVGSYIEGASGSNWGVRPLASGGVHRPRNFGMFSPQTGQLATVPPKQRTPEAIARAAESMRQLDDSAFRGGFILEKVLGPLSTGHLELRNRDPDDNPSVTFNYFSHPEDLRRCVAGLSVIESVIHSKAFENFTYSYFSMETLLNMSTGFPVNLLPRHDSDSTSLEMFCKDTVMTIWHYHGGCQVGRVVDAEYRVLGVDALRVIDGSTFNASPGTNPQATVMMLGRYMGVRIQNERLKAEGVEGTEL comes from the exons ATGGCTGCCGACGATCTGCATTTCACACGAACACTGTCCACCGTTCTCGCTACGAGCTTCTTCTTTGTACTCCTATGCAGCTCGCTACAAG TACGTGGCGTGAACTACACGTTCATGAAGGACGCGGCGCTGGCGCCCAGCGTGTCGTACTACGACTACATCATTGTGGGCGGCGGCACGGCCGGGTGCCCGCTGGCGGCCACGCTGTCGGAGCGCTTCCGCGTGCTCCTGCTGGAGCGCGGTGGCTCGCCCTACGACGACGAGCGCATCGGGGACATGGCCCGCTTCGCGGACACGCTGTCCGACACCTCCCCGGGCTCGCCCGCGCAGCGGTTCGTGTCGGAGGACGGCGTCATCAACTCGCGCCCGCGGGTGCTGGGCGGCGGCAGCTGCATCAACGCCGGCTTCTACACGCGGGCCAGCGACGACTACGTACGGGACGCCGGGTGGGACCTGGAGGCCACCGGGGCGGCGTACCGGTGGGTGGAGGACGTGGTGGCGTTCCAGCCGGAGCTGGGCCCCTGGCAGGCCGCGCTGCAGAGCGGGCTGATCGAGGCTGGGGTCACGCCGGACAACGGATTTACGTTCGACCACCTCGACGGGACCAAGGTCGGCGGGTCCATTTTCGACGCCGACGGACGGCGGCACACGGCCGCGGACCTGCTGAGGTACGCGCGCGCCGAGGGGCTCGACGTGCTGCTACGAGCCAGAGTGGCCAAGATCTTGTTCATTAATGTCAGAG GGAGACGGCCAGTGGCACGCGGTGTGGTGTTCCACGACTCCGAGGGGCGGATGCACAAGGCGTACCTCAACGCCGGCCGCCGGAACGAGATCATCCTATCGGCGGGGGCCATGGGCAGCCCACAGCTGCTGATGCTCAGCGGCGTCGGCTCAGCCGACCACCTCAGCTCCTTCGGCATCAGGATCGTGCACGACCAGCCCGCGGTCGGCCAGGGGATGTCCGACAACCCCATGAACGCCATCTACGTGCCATCGCCTTCCCCGGTCGAGATCTCGCTCATACAGGTCGTCGGCATCACCCAGGTCGGGAGCTACATCGAGGGCGCCAGCGGGTCCAACTGGGGCGTCCGGCCCTTAGCCTCCGGCGGTGTCCACCGGCCGCGCAACTTCGGCATGTTCTCTCCACAG ACGGGGCAGCTGGCCACGGTGCCCCCGAAGCAGCGCACGCCGGAGGCCATCGCGCGCGCAGCGGAGTCGATGAGGCAGCTCGACGATTCGGCCTTCCGCGGTGGCTTCATCCTGGAGAAGGTCCTCGGCCCGCTGTCCACGGGCCACCTCGAGCTGCGCAACCGCGACCCCGACGACAACCCGTCGGTGACGTTCAACTACTTCTCGCACCCCGAGGACCTCCGCCGCTGCGTGGCCGGCTTGTCGGTCATCGAGAGCGTCATCCACTCCAAGGCCTTCGAGAACTTCACGTACTCCTACTTCTCCATGGAGACGCTGCTCAACATGTCGACCGGGTTCCCGGTCAACCTGCTGCCCCGGCACGACAGCGACTCCACGTCGCTTGAGATGTTCTGCAAGGACACCGTCATGACCATCTGGCACTACCACGGCGGCTGCCAGGTCGGCAGGGTCGTCGACGCTGAGTACCGAGTGCTCGGCGTCGACGCGCTGCGCGTCATCGACGGCTCCACTTTCAACGCCTCACCAGGAACCAACCCGCAGGCCACCGTCATGAT